A window of Mucilaginibacter sp. PAMC 26640 contains these coding sequences:
- a CDS encoding glycine/betaine ABC transporter ATP-binding protein: MIKVEHLVKIFNTTKAVDDISFEVAEGETLVLLGTSGCGKTTTLKMLNRLIEPDSGTIAIGGQNILEQSPETLRRGIGYVLQNNGLFPHYTVAENIAIVPGLLKWDKGKTQKRSLELLQKLHLDKQYLDVYPNELSGGQQQRIGLARALVADPPVLLMDEPFGALDNVTRTSIHKEFKALDELKRKTIIMVTHDVQEAFELADRVALMDKGKIVQIGTPADLLFKPANDFVSSFLKEQRLQLELKAIRVYDLWEYLPQVDRKTNPSSLSADADIWSAFEQFKFIQGENLNIFNQQTKAFKTVTFEQVMAAYSKYKTLQPHE; the protein is encoded by the coding sequence ATGATCAAAGTTGAGCATCTCGTAAAAATATTCAATACAACAAAAGCGGTAGATGACATTTCTTTTGAAGTAGCCGAAGGCGAAACCCTGGTTTTGCTGGGTACCAGCGGATGCGGAAAAACCACCACCCTTAAAATGCTGAACCGGCTCATAGAGCCTGACAGTGGAACGATTGCCATTGGTGGGCAAAACATTTTAGAGCAGTCGCCCGAGACATTACGCCGGGGCATTGGCTATGTTTTGCAAAATAACGGCCTCTTCCCCCACTATACCGTTGCAGAAAACATTGCTATAGTGCCGGGGTTGCTTAAATGGGATAAAGGGAAAACACAAAAGCGGAGTTTAGAACTATTACAAAAACTCCATTTGGATAAACAATATTTAGATGTTTACCCAAACGAACTAAGCGGCGGCCAGCAGCAACGAATTGGCCTGGCCCGCGCGCTGGTAGCAGACCCGCCGGTACTGTTGATGGACGAGCCCTTTGGCGCCTTAGATAACGTTACCCGTACCAGTATTCATAAGGAATTTAAGGCGTTGGACGAATTGAAGCGAAAAACCATCATCATGGTTACGCACGATGTGCAGGAAGCGTTTGAACTGGCCGACCGGGTTGCGCTGATGGATAAGGGTAAAATTGTACAGATAGGCACGCCTGCCGATCTGTTGTTCAAACCCGCAAATGATTTTGTCAGCAGCTTTTTAAAAGAGCAGCGCCTTCAACTGGAGCTGAAAGCGATCAGGGTGTATGACCTGTGGGAATACCTGCCGCAAGTAGATCGCAAAACAAACCCGTCTTCATTATCTGCCGATGCGGATATCTGGTCGGCCTTTGAGCAGTTCAAGTTTATTCAGGGCGAAAATCTCAATATCTTCAATCAACAAACCAAAGCCTTTAAAACCGTAACTTTTGAGCAGGTTATGGCGGCATATTCCAAATATAAAACTCTGCAACCCCATGAATGA
- a CDS encoding mercuric reductase, with translation MKHYDAIVIGAGQAGVPLCKKLANAGMKTLLVEKRFIGGTCVNDGCTPTKTMVASARLAYLAGRCNDMGINIKGYTVDLKQVKKRADGIVKKSRNGAKDAIEHTKNLDLLFGEATFIDKNTISVNPKTGKARQFSADKIFIDTGCKTIIPKIEGLDEIEYLTSTSILDLEKVPEHLLILGGNYIGLEFGQMFRRFGSKVTILERSERLLTREDEDIALEITKILEDEGLTIITSAEAVKFADKGKNKITATIRTGGKESKIKCSHVLIAVGRSPQTEKLGLDRTGVEIDEKGYIKVNDKLETSAKGIYALGDVKGGPAFTHISYNDYTIVYRNLVEKQDLTIKDRPVPYCMFTDPELGRVGITEAEAIKQGLNIKVARLEMSHVARALETGDTRGLMKAIVNADTKEILGVAIVGTEGGEIMSVLQMAMEGGITYDRIRYCVFAHPTYSESLNNLFMALEA, from the coding sequence ATGAAGCATTACGACGCGATTGTTATCGGGGCCGGCCAGGCAGGTGTGCCGCTCTGTAAAAAACTGGCAAATGCCGGCATGAAAACCCTGTTGGTTGAAAAGCGCTTTATTGGTGGCACATGTGTTAATGATGGCTGCACGCCTACCAAAACAATGGTAGCAAGTGCGCGGCTAGCTTATTTGGCAGGCCGTTGTAACGATATGGGAATTAATATCAAAGGCTATACGGTAGATCTGAAGCAGGTTAAAAAACGTGCGGATGGCATTGTAAAAAAATCGCGGAATGGCGCAAAAGACGCTATTGAGCATACAAAAAATCTTGATCTGCTTTTTGGTGAGGCCACTTTCATTGATAAAAACACTATTTCGGTAAACCCTAAAACCGGAAAAGCCCGTCAGTTTTCGGCCGATAAAATATTTATAGACACCGGCTGCAAAACCATTATTCCAAAGATTGAAGGCCTCGATGAAATAGAATATTTAACATCTACTTCTATTTTGGATCTGGAGAAAGTGCCCGAACACCTGCTGATTCTTGGCGGTAACTATATTGGGCTGGAGTTTGGGCAGATGTTTCGCAGGTTTGGCAGCAAGGTGACCATACTGGAACGGTCGGAAAGATTACTGACCCGCGAAGATGAGGATATTGCGTTGGAAATAACCAAGATACTTGAAGATGAGGGACTAACAATAATTACAAGTGCTGAGGCTGTTAAATTTGCGGATAAGGGTAAAAACAAAATCACAGCAACAATTAGAACCGGCGGCAAAGAATCGAAAATAAAATGCAGCCATGTATTGATCGCAGTTGGCCGGTCGCCGCAAACCGAGAAGCTTGGTTTAGACAGAACAGGTGTGGAGATTGATGAAAAGGGCTACATCAAGGTAAACGACAAGCTGGAAACCAGCGCAAAAGGCATTTATGCTTTGGGCGATGTAAAAGGCGGCCCGGCATTTACACATATCTCCTATAATGATTACACCATCGTGTACCGTAACCTGGTAGAGAAACAAGACCTGACGATAAAAGACAGGCCGGTGCCTTACTGTATGTTTACCGATCCGGAACTTGGGCGCGTGGGCATTACGGAAGCAGAAGCAATAAAGCAGGGGCTAAACATAAAAGTAGCACGTTTAGAAATGTCGCATGTGGCGAGGGCGCTGGAAACCGGCGATACCCGAGGCTTAATGAAAGCGATAGTTAATGCCGATACCAAAGAAATATTGGGTGTAGCTATTGTGGGGACCGAAGGCGGCGAGATCATGTCGGTGCTGCAAATGGCTATGGAGGGTGGCATTACTTATGATCGCATACGTTATTGTGTTTTTGCCCATCCTACTTATTCAGAATCATTAAACAACCTATTTATGGCGCTGGAGGCATAA
- a CDS encoding metallophosphoesterase, producing the protein MSNRRDFIKALGLTGAVLTVPAGVTVANPALAIPDTVDITNLTLKGRVLSNGAGVANVAVTDGVNITLTDKRGNYQLMSNKTARFVYISIPAGYAIPHDKHIAQFYKTIDVKSNAFTANFQLDRLEKEDNDHVFVVWADPQIISKKDGEALVKRTAPDLRDLVANYPAGTSVHAIGCGDLVWDHFELFDDYREAVNITGIPFFNVIGNHDMDLDARTDDYSAKTFKDNFGPTYYSFNRSNIHYVMLDDVFFIGTAKRYIGYLTETQLQWLEQDLKHVKAGSTVVVSLHIPTNSGAMRRNKDKQDDLGGTVSNREQLYKILAPYKVHIMSGHTHMNEKWEDGNITEHVHGTVCGAWWTGPICSDGTPEGYAVYEVKGNEISWFYKSTGKPKDYQLKVYPKGYLATAPEEIVANVWNWDKAWKVQWLEDGVLKGDMDQRIDFDPWAVDLYAGPQLPKKHKWVDPTLTDHLFFAKPSTGVKIIKVIATDRFGKQYMQEITLA; encoded by the coding sequence ATGTCTAACAGAAGAGACTTTATAAAAGCGCTTGGCCTTACCGGTGCAGTGCTAACCGTTCCCGCGGGTGTCACGGTTGCCAATCCTGCATTAGCTATTCCAGACACCGTTGATATTACCAACCTGACACTTAAAGGCCGCGTACTTAGTAACGGTGCGGGTGTAGCCAATGTTGCTGTAACAGATGGCGTAAACATCACTTTAACGGATAAACGTGGTAATTACCAGTTAATGAGCAATAAAACCGCAAGATTTGTATACATCAGCATCCCGGCGGGATATGCTATCCCACATGATAAACATATTGCCCAGTTTTATAAAACAATCGATGTCAAGTCAAATGCTTTTACAGCGAACTTTCAGTTGGACAGGCTGGAAAAAGAGGATAATGATCACGTTTTTGTAGTTTGGGCCGATCCGCAGATCATCTCTAAAAAAGATGGCGAGGCGTTAGTAAAACGTACTGCCCCCGATCTACGCGACCTGGTAGCCAATTATCCAGCCGGTACGTCTGTTCATGCCATTGGCTGCGGGGACCTGGTGTGGGATCATTTTGAACTGTTCGATGATTACCGGGAGGCGGTTAATATTACCGGCATCCCATTTTTTAACGTCATTGGTAACCATGATATGGACCTGGATGCCCGAACTGATGATTATTCGGCAAAGACATTTAAAGATAATTTTGGGCCAACCTATTATTCTTTTAACCGGAGCAATATCCATTACGTAATGCTGGACGACGTATTCTTTATCGGTACAGCTAAACGCTATATTGGTTACCTTACCGAAACCCAGCTGCAATGGCTGGAACAGGACCTGAAACACGTTAAGGCAGGCAGTACAGTAGTAGTGTCACTCCATATCCCTACAAACTCCGGTGCAATGCGCCGGAATAAAGACAAGCAGGATGATCTTGGCGGCACAGTATCCAACAGGGAGCAGCTATATAAAATACTGGCACCATATAAAGTTCATATCATGTCGGGCCATACCCACATGAATGAGAAATGGGAGGACGGTAACATCACCGAGCATGTGCATGGCACGGTTTGCGGTGCCTGGTGGACAGGCCCAATTTGCAGCGATGGCACACCTGAAGGTTATGCCGTTTATGAAGTTAAGGGCAATGAGATCAGCTGGTTCTATAAATCGACCGGTAAACCTAAGGATTATCAGTTGAAAGTTTATCCTAAAGGTTATTTGGCAACTGCTCCGGAAGAAATCGTGGCAAATGTTTGGAACTGGGACAAAGCCTGGAAAGTACAATGGTTGGAAGATGGCGTGCTGAAAGGCGATATGGACCAGCGTATTGATTTTGACCCCTGGGCGGTTGACCTGTATGCAGGACCTCAGTTACCCAAAAAACACAAATGGGTTGACCCAACCCTGACCGATCACCTGTTTTTTGCAAAACCCTCGACTGGTGTTAAAATAATAAAAGTTATTGCCACTGATAGGTTTGGTAAACAATACATGCAGGAAATAACATTAGCATAA